Part of the Devosia sp. SL43 genome, AACCGCTTTGCGCGGCGTTCACGATTGGGGGAATGGCGTGCTACGGGCGCGGTGAGGGATATTCCTGCCGGGCATGAAGGACCGAAACGATCCTCACGTGATCCGTCACTCGGTAGACAATAATATAGTTGGGACTCACGACAAGCTCTCTCGTCCCGAGCACCCGTCCGCTGCGGAACAGGTATGGATGCTCAGCAAGCGGCAGGACCACTGCCTCCAACCGCAGCCTGATGTCCCGCGCGGCCACAGGATCAAAGTCAGCGATGTAGGCGACGATAGCCTGAACTTCGCCTTGAGCCTCAGGCGACCATATGATCTCCATCGCTTCAGGCGGTCTTCTTCCGCGCTTCGGCCGCAGCGATGATGGCATCGAGTTCTGCCATCACTTGGTCATGGGGAATGCCGGGACGTGGATCA contains:
- a CDS encoding type II toxin-antitoxin system RelE/ParE family toxin, whose product is MPSSLRPKRGRRPPEAMEIIWSPEAQGEVQAIVAYIADFDPVAARDIRLRLEAVVLPLAEHPYLFRSGRVLGTRELVVSPNYIIVYRVTDHVRIVSVLHARQEYPSPRP